The DNA region TCAAATTGCCGTATAAGGATCTGAATAGGTGACCGGCACAGTTCGCGGTCATCTTATGCCCTTTTTGGTAGCCAAAGACTACACGGATGTTGCTCCTGAGAGGAGAGTGGTGTGGTTGCATTAGAGTCTGGTAGCTAGAAGCTCAATGAGACCAAAAATCGTAAAAGGATTCATACAGAGAACCTGTCTGACCTGAGATTCCACCGCCAATTCGGTTCCACAGTAAGATACAATGTTTCCATTAAAGCTGTAGCAGGTAGATGGACGTTCTGTAAAGATATTTGATGATGTCACCTTCTATGCTCGGATGGCTGTGGGGGCGGCCAGCTGCTGACGAGTGCCCACACCTGCCAGATGTTTGGAACCCCCTTTCATGGGTAAACAATGCCCCCTATTCGTCGTTTGACGACACTACAGAGTCATCGCAATTCCCGATATCTCTCCTCCGCCCGCAGCGACCTTATTTCTGTGTTTGGCAACatgggatggtgttgtgcCCCGAGGCCAGCCTGAGATTGGTAGGTGTCATGAGCTTTTGGAAaccacccctctcccactcacCAGCTCGGTGTGTGATGGGGGACAAAAACTCCGATCCCAGCAACCGCCATCACCCTCTACACCAATGAAACCGTCGCGATCAAAAATCATCAGCAGCTTCAGAGGAAGCCAAGTTTTGGGCACAGAAGCCTGCACATGAGAGGTACCTTAAGGGGTAGTAACGAGGGGCATCACACCGTGACCAATGTCAATTGCTAAAGATGCGGTTACGGGTGCCGGTACCGTCCACACTGGCGATGATGGTTGGGGGACTCCAACTAGAACAAAGCTTGATTTCTCGATCAAGGGGTTCGTGATCTCCTGTCTCTTCAAGGTAGCAAATCGATAGTCGATATCTCTGTTGAGAGCCGACAAATTTCGCGCAAAAATGAGAAGATTGGGCCATGGTTGTGTACAAAGTACAAGACCTCGCCTGTGGTCAATTGTGGCGGGGGTTTTACCTGATTAGAAAGCCAATGGTGCCTTGGCAGCGGGTCCCCCCGTCGTTCTGTTTTCCTTCCACAACCAGAGAGgaagggtggggaggggttcAAGAGCCACAGAGCGTGCCAAGGGGCTTTTTGTCATGGGTTCATTTTCAGTGCCGTCCAAAAGGACGCTTCTGTATCTCTCGAAGGTCCAGATAAGGTTAAGGCTTCGCCAAGGAGACCAACCTTGATCGGCCTGACAAGTTTACTGTGGTGCAGGGGTAAGTTTTGCCTTCTCGTCAAGTACTCGCGCTAGTCAAGGGCCACCCTGGCGATTGTATTCTACAAAATAACCACCATATCTATAGCTAATATTTTGTATGCATACCATTCGCTGCAATTACTGCCTCACACCGACTGGGCATCGAATCCAACAGCGTTTGAAGGTAAGATTCCGGAAGCTCTTGCCAGGCCTCCTCCACGTACCTCTTCAACTTCGCGTACGACGGCTTCTCTTCAAGGCCGTATTTATCCTCAATATAATCCTTCATCCAATTCCAACAGGATTCAATAGGGTTCAAATCTGGGGAAAAAGGAGGCCAATCAACTACTCTAATCTTCCTATTCTCAAGATCCTTCTTCGTACCGGCCGCTCGATGGCCAGGTGCGCCGTCCTGCATAAAAGAAAGCTATAAATAGTGTTGCTCGAAGGTATCGTCAATAAATTCGTGGATACTAGGAAGGATATTCCTTCGGTAGGAATGCTCATTGATCGATCCCCATTCCTTTTCCCAGAAGATACCAGGGCCTTTAGTTAAGCCGTAAAAACAGCCCCAGAATATCCACCCTCCTTTTCTCTGGTGCTTTTCTACGATATAAGTAGGGTCCCATTCCTCGTCGATTCGGCGTGTAACATACTGCTTGCGGTGAGGACCACCAACTACCCAGGTTTCGTCACTCCAGAGGATTATACGCCATTATTCGAGAGTCCAGTCCTTATATTCTATAGCCCAGGCCAGTCGTTTTTGCTAGTTAGCTTCTGAAATAGGAGGCTTCTTCCGAGCAACTCGACGGCGAAATCCGTGGCGGTAAAGAGCGTTGCGAATCGTAATCCAGTTAAGAAGGGAGTTGAAAAGGGCAATAGAAAGCTCCAGGAAGCTCATCCGACGGTATGCCTTTGATTCACACACATACCGAATAAGCTCGAGCTCTTGATCGGCTGTAATAACGCGTGGTCGGCCAGATCGTGGGGCGACCTCGGCCGCCGGGGCTCGTATCGCATAGCGGATTTGGTATTTCGTATAACCAGTGGTTTCTTAAATTCGGGATTGGCTAAGGTGGCCGTCAAAATAGAGGGTACGAATTCGTTAACGCTCTTCAGTAGTAAGGTGGCGATTGGGAGCCAttgtggtgctggctggctggctggctaaGTGGTGTTGAAAGGTAGAAAACACTGGCCCGGGGGAAATTGCGGTAGAATTTTGGCCGAAATTGGCCTAGCCAAAAAAACAGGAACCACTGGGCGGTACTTGACAAGGGGGCAAAACTTTTGTATGTAACCACAGTAGGGCACCTCTCAAGCGAGCAAACATCCTTCGCACTATTTCCACCATCCTTCCCGTCTGACTGGTGCTCTTTTGCGCCGAAGAAATGATGGCTTTACGGGATAGACGTTAGCCTGAGGCCGCTTCAGGGGACGGATGTTTAGAAGTCATGGATCTCCAAGTTCGCGCCTCGGAGCTTTTCTCGCTATCCCATGGCCAACACAGACATGTTCGGCACGCCGAGCACTATGAGCCGAGAGAGCGGGCCAGAGAACGGCGACCTTGAAGTTTTTATTCTGCTGCCTGTCTGTATTTCCCCTCTTTTGTCCTGTGGGCTCTCAAGCGGTATGCTAGTGGACGGGTAGTCTACAGCGGGTAAAAGCCCAGTCCCCACATTTCACACCATATCGGCACAACGTGGGCCATGTCTCCTCTCTAGACGCAGGCGGTCAAGCAAAGCAAAAGGGCAGCATATCGTCGAGCAAAAGTGACGTGACCGGGCACAAAAAGTGTAGCCTAGATGCTAATGCAGACTGAGCATGGGCGCAGGATGCGCTGGAACTCTGGAACGGTGTTTTGGGCCCCGTCTTGTACCAGGGGcaggggtttgggggtgtggTCTTGGTATCCCAGCTCAGCCCTACCACGGGCCGTTTCGATCTACAGCACCTTGGCCGGCCCTGCTCGCTCCCTCCCGGCGCCTTGGTTGTCCATCATTTGACGTGATATATGTATATAGAGGAGGGGGAACTGGACTGTGTCATCATGACATTCAACATTCTGACATCAGCATCTATTTGACCACCTATCTAACTGACTCCAAGCCAAATCGCGCCACaaacatacacacacacacacacacacacacacttaCACGCTCACTGTGGAGACTGTTGTTGGACCCATCTCACCTGTGCCCCCCATTGTCGCCTTATCCCCTTTCTGAGTCCTCTTCCGCAGCCACTTACTGAAAAAACAGGTTCCTGCAAAGAAAGCACTTGAAGAATACCAGTCACACagtcttttctctcttctcgcCTACCATCACCCAACATCACACACCATGATGCGTGCAAAGGCCATCCAGACAACCAAGTGGGGGACGGCATGTGCTCAGTGTGCTTCAGCGAAGGCAAAGTGCTCTGGACGGTCAGCAAGTGGTGGAAAATGCGATAGGTTCGTCTTCAGCCCATGCCAAGTGCAGTTGTAACACGACCTTATTTACAAGCTTACTTGGTTACTAACTCGTATTCTCGGACTACATGTACAGATGCGAGCGCCTGCTGAAGCAATGTACCGATCAAGTCCATCGTCCTCGCAAGACTCGTCAGCCTCGACAGTAAGCCCCGACCACTTGCCTGGTAGCCTCAGAGagccttcttttttttttgacatTTCATACCTTATCTAGACCGACTGCAGGTTTAGGAGAGCCCAGCTTCGACTCTCTTGTCTCTACGCCAGAAAACCCTCCATCACCGTCCGCAGTCGATCTGGGAGCAGACTTTGCTTCATGTTCGTCATCATCAGTCCGGAGTCACATTTCAACAGCCACACCCATGGGCTCTCTGGATGTCAGACCGTCCTTGATACGAACCTCGTCAATGCAAAGCCAGCAATCAGTTCAGCACGAATCATACTTTTTTACAGCCAGTCCACCTCACTGCTTGAATCAACAACACCTGAACCCGCTGTTCATTGAAGGGCGAGAGGATCTTGATGACCTGCTATTGAACCGATACCGAACCTGCTTGATGCCGGCACACCCGTTCGTTTTGATTCCCGACCATGTCTCAGCCTCGATGCTGGTAACTCATCGACCCTTTTTGATGCTTGCCATTCGAGTGGTGGCCGGGTTTGAGGGACTGCATTCGGTACAAGGCCAGATGCAGCATATTATGGACCATGTGGCCGACCGCATGTTTCGACAAGCCGAAAGGTCCATTGATCTTCTGATGggcattgttgttgtgttgggGTGGTATCACTACCATTGCATGCGACACAGCCAGCTAAACAATCTGCTATGTTTAGCCGAGAGCCTGGTCAGCGATCTTGGCATCAACAAGAGGCCCCAGGTACAAAACGAGGGGAGAATGGCAGATGAGAAGAGGCTGCTTTTGGGGGTATGGTATCTGAGAAGCTCGTAAGTGTGGCACACTCCTCCAACTAGGAAAATCAACTGACCATCCACCTGTCAGAGCGGCAATGTATCTCCAGCAACTAACCTCAATGCCCTTCACCTCTTACATGCGCCAGTGCCTGGTGGAGttggatgaagaagaagaccacgACCTGGACGAGATTCTGGTGTACTGCATCAAACTGCAGTATCTGACCGAGCGGGTGGCAGTTCTCAAGACTCCCCAACCAGACCTCCCCGAGCAACAGAACCGAGAAAGGGGCACCGCAATTGCGTCGTCACAGGAATATCTGGACAAGGTGATGAGAGAAATGCCCTCGGAGCTTAAAACAAACTGTAAGAAGGTCTATTCTGGAAGAATCTGACAACGAGACTGACTTGTCATTGGAAGCCGTATTGACAACCCACATCAACACGGTTATTCTTCGTCTATACGAGCCACGGCCATGCACCGGCCCTCTACGGATTTCATCGCCGAAACCACGCCGCTCGCGGTCTCCTACTGACCGAAACACCGGGGGCCTAAGCCTTGCATCAACAATTCACAGTTCAGACATCAACACACAGATTAGAGCCTGGTTTGAGGGGTGGGTGCAAGGCATCCCGGCCCAGGCTTACCGCACACTACCTTCGAATTTGGTTTTTCAGCTGCTCTATGCAGTGGGGTCGTTGCTACGGTCCCATGGCGCCGcttcccaaccacctccaagCTCGTCAACCAGAGGCGACGCAGAGGTCATTGTGATTTTGGACCGCCTAGTAGCGCTGTGCTTCGCCAACTTCATTGGGGGTCAACCGCAGCCGGACATGACACACTTTTGGGAAGCGTTGGGTGAGCGACACGAGAGGGTGtgctccccttccccatcagTCTCTGAGCATGGAGATGATTCCAACGTACCATTGACAGCCACACCTGCTACCTGGGAACAACAATATCGCCATGGCAGCAACGTCTTTACGCCGCCATCTAGGGTTGGATCGGCAGCACCAGACCCCAAGCTGGAGGCAGTCGATGTCGACCAATATCAAGTGGCATCACTCCCCATGATGACCAGCAACCAACTCCATCCACAGAGTCAATG from Podospora pseudopauciseta strain CBS 411.78 chromosome 6, whole genome shotgun sequence includes:
- a CDS encoding hypothetical protein (EggNog:ENOG503NY8Y) — translated: MDHVADRMFRQAERSIDLLMGIVVVLGWYHYHCMRHSQLNNLLCLAESLVSDLGINKRPQVQNEGRMADEKRLLLGVWYLRSSAAMYLQQLTSMPFTSYMRQCLVELDEEEDHDLDEILVYCIKLQYLTERVAVLKTPQPDLPEQQNRERGTAIASSQEYLDKVMREMPSELKTNSVLTTHINTVILRLYEPRPCTGPLRISSPKPRRSRSPTDRNTGGLSLASTIHSSDINTQIRAWFEGWVQGIPAQAYRTLPSNLVFQLLYAVGSLLRSHGAASQPPPSSSTRGDAEVIVILDRLVALCFANFIGGQPQPDMTHFWEALGERHERVCSPSPSVSEHGDDSNVPLTATPATWEQQYRHGSNVFTPPSRVGSAAPDPKLEAVDVDQYQVASLPMMTSNQLHPQSQWDSQTTQTGWDHHTATPQGQMLMVPGAEGVVNPQLWGQDQGTGAYHHSEGGYFMG